In Ipomoea triloba cultivar NCNSP0323 chromosome 15, ASM357664v1, one genomic interval encodes:
- the LOC116007541 gene encoding protein FANTASTIC FOUR 1 — protein sequence MPTTTAAASTVDDDDIRSADIDDEVGGNFDGLTSCTESSVGYESSSSVELDEIVDDNDIKDSLSYSWRFGRTEAERSRRKSKKFPPPLSSLTQDGKPIFFLRPVRKDGRLKLRQVKANWPETLLASRKDGRLRMHLIYSDDNDDDQGSPEICDEQEDEAQDAITEEEEEEEEGLWN from the coding sequence ATGCCTACTACTACAGCCGCCGCCTCCAcggttgatgatgatgatatccGTTCCGCCGACATAGACGATGAAGTCGGTGGGAATTTTGATGGGCTAACGTCTTGTACGGAGAGTAGTGTCGGTTACGAGAGCTCGAGCTCGGTGGAATTGGATGAGATCGTGGATGATAATGATATTAAGGATTCATTATCGTATTCATGGAGATTTGGAAGAACGGAGGCGGAGAGATCGAGGAGAAAATCTAAGAAATTTCCACCGCCATTATCCTCCCTCACCCAAGATGGTAAGCCCATATTTTTTCTCCGGCCGGTGAGGAAAGACGGGCGGTTAAAGCTCCGACAGGTGAAAGCTAATTGGCCGGAGACTCTCCTCGCTTCCAGGAAAGATGGGCGGTTGAGAATGCATCTCATCTATAgcgatgataatgatgatgatcaaGGCAGCCCAGAAATTTGTGATGAGCAAGAAGACGAAGCCCAAGATGCGATtacagaagaagaagaggaggaggaagaggggTTATGGAATTAA